ATGCAAATATCTACTAAAATATCGAAATCATTTACTTGATGAGGACAAGGTTAGGCGCTtacttcaccacgctgctccaacacGAGGTTTTCACCAGTGCCATGCTGTTTTCCATTATAACCGAGCGCTAGgcgactttttaaatatatttatttgtttatccataatgaaaaaagaacatatttttaaatgttttttttcggTTATGTGTTCATGATTGTAGTATGCTGTGCATTGACGCtgattattaagtaaaaactttttagagTTATTGATGACAGTTATATGAAGACTTCTTGGTCTATTAACGTAAGTtgttacgaataaaaaaaaatgtccttgACTTTTGTAAtctcttaaataaatagttaatatttctatatattttgttttatttatatacaatatacgtaTCTACATACTAGTATTATTTTACcgaatttatttaacttgtatatttatttttttatttaattcattacaaaTTTCCTTACAATCTTACTAGAAACAGATTgtagaacatttttatatattaacacgtatttttatactatatattttattagtaagagtaaaaaatataaaatataaactatttaaaccagatgacttaattaaaaaaaaaaacacttaaaaaagaaaaatcttaacgatataggtatttattttatttcagaattatCTACTCTTTTCTCATCTATGTattctttctttatatttttttataatataaaacaatgtcactTTCTGATTCTCGTTTAAAGGATTTTGATTCGTTTCAATAAAAGAAAGATCGATAAACGAGGcaggtttgtatttttttgtaaatatgttacATAAATGGCTGGAGGTTTTCGTACGCCTTTTTGGGTAAAGCTGGCTAAACATTTGTACATCAATCAAAACAATTTTCTAgaaaattgtacattttaaaaaggtctacaGAAAACCCTGCATAATAGCAATGTCTATCTTGTAAGGAACActaatattaactatatttatttgtaatataactaCAGTTTTATCGTAAAGCTTTCTCCAAATCATTACTAatccttacaaaaataaataatatagatatttaatatagatttaaattttcttttgaagTATAATATTCGAATGAATACTTTATCACCGTTTCGAAATTGTCTGCAACGAAAAAAAGCGTTCGCTACGGAACGACTAAAATtatccaattattttttttaattttttttttatttacattttgctctatgtatataataaaatatatattataaatatatctacttctttattaataatttttaagagAAACCGTATCACTAGTAGATATATCATACAAATACCATTATAAAAGTACCAATCAACGCAATCAGGCAGccttaaatgattaaaaaactaatttataattgactTGTATTAACATGATAGTCTTTAACAAAAGGTCATGAATAATTTTCATTCTACATTAATGAACTTACCATTATAAGTAAGAAAGTAAGTACTGCttaccagtggcgtagctatcgtagggccaggtggtgcagtgcaccagggcccctgagctctgggggccctctaacctaagctatcaaaagagctttgaatagagatgaagtatggatttaacttactaatgatatgttcaactcactgtatcctgtattcttattcctatctataattttgaaggccaATATACGTTGAAGAGGGGGCAAGGgcacgattctttttctatgcaccggggcccttacccacctagctacgccactgttgCTTACTTTAGCACTTTTTACACTTGCTGTAGCAAAGAGTGAGGTGatgtaatagtttataaatgtcTTACTATAAGTAACGGGTTCAAATACGCTACTCCAGTGCGTATAGGTGAATATAAAATGCATATTGCATATGTCATCCAATGCAGGTAACCTAACGATGATTAGCTTCACCTCCGAGCTTAAGATGAAAGTGAGGTGAGTGAGGTGATAACAATATGAGTAGTGCTATATTGTCTCGTTTAATGCCaatcttaaatgaaaataacgtacctacctacctatttaaaataaaaatattattgaatgtaatttacttttgatttttttttttgtcttcaaCTAAActataatttcatttgttttacaaataccATTTTTGAGATCAATGAAACTTTCAAATTGTTCATGATTTGGAGACTCATGATTAGGTTTCAAGATATGCAAGGCAAAAACACACAATgaacttaatatttaacattaaaccgTTTATGTGTATTATCACGTGTAGTTAcatctttatttaaacaaattataatttccaacaaagatttttaaaactaaacatcATTGTCAGAAATAATTTTTTCAGAGGTTAATTCGTGAAAAAGAAAGTCACGTTAATAttgtatagaatataataatatcaacagtttcttcttaaaatataatttcacaaCAGTCTCTtagaaactaaataataaaaaattactctttattttaatatgagcaTTCGATTTTTAAACCTGTACATTACGAAATGATATCGTTCTTTAagctaattataattgaaaaaaaaaattacaataactaaatatcctgtattataaaatatttataattgtgtttttaattaatgaccTTACAACAagctgattaatttttttttctatatacattttattaagattCATGATTTAATAGATTGTAAAACATtatcataaaatgttatataatctgttaaaaaaacatattcccTAAATCTTGGCTAGGTTACATTATCCCGATTTATAGTGAGACGTATAACCAATCGGAATGTAATAGACAATTGATATATAGCGACGATTAGCGTAATTTATGGgccgttataaaaatatcaccaTAAATTTTATAGGAACATTTTGACGCATTTAACTTTCAATAGTTGTAACGTTACATTTTCTTAGTACTGTATCAGATTAACATTtgctttgttatatttattgatgtgGATATTTAGAGGATTTCAGCTTTATATTTTAGGCATTAAAATGTTACGCCTTGATCAAAAACgagcaataaaaaaacaaggacGATTGAAGTTCCATCCTAGTACCAAATTCGAAGGTACTAGGATATCTAATCGATAATCTAcgataattaattcaaaaatggaattacagtttatatttgtaaaaaaaaatatttaaaattatattatttcgcaGTGAGATAAGAAATTCCGCGAGAAAGCTAAACGGTACATTCAGAAAAACTCAATCTTAGTACGCTATAGCTCAGTATCCATGTTCGTCTCCACTGAGGGCATATCCACCGTGATCGCCACCCTCGAAGCTTACGGGGCTGTCTTCGTGACCGTGACTCTCCTCCGCTGCTCCCCAGCCGTGACCtgcaatataaatgttatgaatCATGAAATACGTAACAATTTCAAAAGCAATTATTCCAAACATCGATAGCCAGATAGTAAAATTCGTGATTCACTCAGCATCAATTTTTCCAAAAACTATATAGAACTAGAAAgtcgtgatggcccagtggttacaagacACGAATCTTAATCTCTGATTTTGAGTTCAAACTcactaatttgtatttataattgaatacgtGTTCAGAGGTGAATGAGAATCAGCCACAtttatccaccaatccgcattagagcagcgtaaGCTCCAAATCTATCTCTCATAATgagaggcctttgcccagcaatgggacattaaCATGATAAAATAAGCCAATGAAAAACGACGTTCAAGTGATTCAGTGTTCTTAATAAGTGAACACACTTATTAAGAACTGTTGAGAAACAAAATGTGCATAAGATATTTCTTTCttctcttcttcttcttcttcagtCTTTTATTTTTGGCTCTCGATTTTGTTAGTGAAGAAGCCTATTGAAAATCTCTATCTACTTTCAGTTCCAGCACGTTGATTGTAACTTTTAACACAACAAATTCTGAGCAGAACCTTTTCAAAGtacgatataaataattgcCTACTTTTTTACAAGTGTTCTAAAAGTActtgcaaaattttattttttatgatgtcatagacaatggcgctgtaagaaatataaaccttgggaactaagatgttgagcctgtagttacactggctcactcatctttcaaactggaacacaacaagtACTGGTGAGTACTCAAGAGTAAGTACTGGTGAGTACTGAGTActggtgtttggcggtagaatatctgatgggtggtacctacgcagacaggcttgcaaaaagccctaccaccaataaaataacataaaaatagtttttacaatataagtcaacattataataataataaaaataaattgataaactaTACTAATAAACTGAAGTTAATGAGaagaaagtattattaataagaagttTTTTTGGTATACCTAACTGAAAAACACTAGTAAACCAATATACACTGGCTGACCAAAAACACACTTGACGACGCATCGCGTCTCTcaggttttaatatataataatattgtatgagTATCTGTTTCActcgatttaaatttaatctattgaCATACATAGTATGCATGTATTTCGCGCTTATGTTATGAATAAAccgtatgaataataataagtaattcctCTAGAGTAAGATAAAGTTATTAGATCTTAACCGGGACTGTCATTAGAATCTTTTACTcccgaataatttaatttttatttcgtaaaaacTAAATAGAAACTCGCAGCAGAAAACTAACGTGATTTATTTAGAAGGGTATGCAATATTGgctttaatcattataatatttaagtatataagcaTCAAAATTGCAtatcactgtaagtcggttTCAACATTTCACTAGTGATATATAGTAAGTGAATTCTTCTAGGATTACATTGTCGTTAACAAATTGCTGAAATCCAATTAAATGGGATATAGACATGCGAATTGTTTGAAAGTAATCTGCGCTTTGTACAAAAATAGGTccacttcaatattttttaatttgtactgtTATTTTTGGGTACTTTTTGATGCgcaataatatcttatatatttatagcgtaagccgattttttcccagtgattatgggacgattaTGGAGTCTCATTATGAAGAGCTTCAGCCGTGCAGAATGTGCAGAAAAAGAAGATTCTTGAtcgcaatttattaaattgttacgatttaataaaaaaataattttagagagcagATAACATTTACCTGTTAGAGACCGGTACTAcgactgtataagaaaaaaatgaaaaacgtaaacaaaattaaaggaaaTCGTTTttgacaaactccaattctaactgaccTAATGTATAgctactatttgatattaaaaatttaatttaaaagaggtgtcataattttggcgccataTGTAGATGAGCGACTAGCAGTTtacattttgaaatgaaatcaaaacaaaacctgtcataggtttcgaaattcctaaaaaatcttttgaataaacgcgatgTTTCGCGGAAGACCCACTAgttgtcaataatttaaatagtcagtaaaaatatatgtagtttacattattatgtttttccTTTAGTTAACAttatagctttatttaatacatatagtagagtataatatataaatatgttattgttgTAATTGAAAAACGTAGTGTTATTAAAACATGGTCACCCATTACGCTcgacgtaaataaaattttcgctACATTTTCGTACACGACCCTATGacgtcataaaattttattaccaattttattaaGATCCATTCCCCTACATATAAAACGCATATATACTGTTAGTAACATTTAACATGTACGTACCTCCGCCAAAGTGTGGCGCTGGTTTGGGCTCCCCATACGTGTATCCAAGAACTTCGTAGTGGTCATCTCCTCCACCGCCGCTCTTGTGATGTATATGCTTGACTATTGTGTGCTTGTGGTGATGGTGTTTCACAAACACCGGGACGTGAATTATCACTTTCTTGTGACCACCGCCGCCGCCACCCGCTGAGATCAGCGAAGACAGCTCAGCTACGCAAACGAGTGCCAactgtaattttacaaataaatttaaattaatttattcgtttacaattgattttttttatcaacttaaagtattatattcttaatgctttttttataataaattactattaaatgtaaataaaattataataaataaattaaccactATATTCATATGTCTTAATTTTATCATTCTAGCTAGTCGTAGCCCATTGAATGTCTTAAAATTGTCCTTGTTTTTACAAACACACCTGTGTACTATTCTACAcagtataatacatattaaataaagtgcCCTTTGTAGTCGACTTTCAGAATGACAATCATCGTTCTACGGTTAgtcaaatcataaaatatatata
This genomic window from Vanessa atalanta chromosome Z, ilVanAtal1.2, whole genome shotgun sequence contains:
- the LOC125076196 gene encoding uncharacterized protein LOC125076196; its protein translation is MSARFLLALVCVAELSSLISAGGGGGGHKKVIIHVPVFVKHHHHKHTIVKHIHHKSGGGGDDHYEVLGYTYGEPKPAPHFGGGHGWGAAEESHGHEDSPVSFEGGDHGGYALSGDEHGY